CCATGAGGAACGAGTGGATGTACGAACGGATCCAGAACACGGCGTACGTGATCAGCCGGTACCCCTTGTCCGGGTTGAACTTCTTCACCGCGAGCATGAGGCCGACCGTGCCCTCCTGCACGAGGTCGAGGAGGCGGGCGCCGTAGCCCCGGTACTCGTAGGCGATCTTGACGACGAAGCGGAGGTTCGACGTGACGAGCGCGTGCGCGGCCCGCACGTCGCCGTGATCGCGCCACCGCCGGGCGAGCGACTGCTCCTCCTCGAAGTCGAGCAGCGGGTACTTCTCGATCTCTGCGACGTACCTGTCGAGCTCGCTGACGACGGCTAAGACTCTCGTGGACATCTTCCAGCGCCTCCGCGGTCAAGTTAATCACCGGCGGAGGCCGGTCAAGAGGCCGGGCACCTCGCGCGGATCCCTCCCTATTCCTTGTCGGCGCGGAGCGTCTCTACCGCGTATCCCGCCAGCTGCGCGTCGGCCGTGGCGAGGACGAGCCGCTCGATCTGCGCCTGTGCGACGAGGAGCCTGCCGAAGGGATCCCTGTGGAGCGCGGGGAGCGACGCGACGCGGAGCGCGTGACGGTGCTCGACGGGCAGCGGGATCACGCCGTCGCGGACGAGCCGCGCGGGGACGAACTCCTCGGGCGGCGCCGGCAGCGGGAGCCGGCCGATCCGGTGCTTGATCGCGATCTCCCAGGCGCTCGCCGCCGAGAGGAACAGGTCGTTGCCGCGGTCCGCGATCCGCTCCCTCGCCTCGGCGTTCAGCCGATCCGGTTCGGCGATCATCCAGAGCCAGACGTGGGTGTCGAGGAGGATGCGCATGGGGGCGCTCAACCCTCGAACGCGTCGAGGACGTCGGCCGGCAGCGGCGAGTCGAAATCTTCAGGGACGACGACGGCGCCAGCGTCCGCGCCGAGCGCGCGCTGCGCCGAGCGGCGATCCGCCGGGACGAGCCGCGCTATCGGGACTCCGCTGCGCGCGATGACGATCTCCTCGCCGTTCTCGACCCGGACGAGCAGGCGGGAGAGGTGGGTCTTGGCCTCGTGGACGTTGACGCTGGTGGCGTGCTCTTCCATGCGGACTAAGCTAAATCACAAACATGACTAAGTCAATGCGCGCCGCGCTAAATTGTCGTGGAGAATCAGTAGGTACCGGACGAGAGGATAATGTTCGCCAAGCGAAATTTTAATAAACTTTTAAGGACCGTCCCTCTGTTTCCCCTACCACGCCCTCGGCTCGAACCCCGGCGTGTTGAGGAACACCGCGTCGTCGCCCGCATGGCCGATGACGAACATGCCGCGCCTCTCCGCGTACCGAGCCGTTTCGCCCGGGACGACCATCGCGGCGACCGCACCGAGGAGCCGCGTCTCCCGGTACTGCGGGAAAAGGAACCTGAACTTCCCGATCCGCTCGACGTGCTCGTCGACGTCGCCGGTCTCGAGCTTCGACTTCACCTCGACGACCACCGCATGGTCCGCGTTCACGACGAGCAGATCGATTTGCGCGGACACGCCGTCCCGCCCCGCCTCGAGATCGCGAAGCGTCTGATGCACCTCGATCCCCTTTTCGCGGAAGAGGCGAACGAGCCCCGGCCGCACCACGCCCTCGACGAACTCGCCGAGCCGGTTGCCGAGCCCGCCGATCTGCCGGCCGAGCTCCTTGAGCCGCCTGTCGAACTCGGCGCGCGACTCTGCCGCGCTCTTGTCGGCCTCGGCCTTGCGCCGGTCCGCCTCGATCTGCGATTGCCGAAACAGATCCCGGATCTCCTCGAACGAAACGTTGCTCTCCATCGCGAGCCTCCTCGGGAATCATATCGCACCGCCCCGCGCGGCGCACTTCCCTATCGGCCGTTCGCGTAAAAGGTTGCCGAAAATCGACCGCAGGCTCACAGCGACCAGCGCTCCGGGTCGTCCACGAGCTCCCCGAGGTCGGGCGCCGCCTCCACTGTCCATTCCGTCCATTGGGTCCTTCCTTTGGGTCCATTTCCGGGGTCCATTTCCGGGTTGGCCTCACAATGGACGAAATGGACGGAATGGACGGAATGGACGGGAAGACCAAAGATCCTTCAGCAAAAATGGTGAGGTTCGGTTACATAGTCCCAAAGAGATCGTTTTCGAACGAGGAGGCAACATGCGCTGGAACTGGATGCTGGCTCTCTCCCTGGCCGCGACGCTCGCGGCGTGCGGCGGCGACGACGACGGCGGCGGGAACGCGGGCGACGGCGGGCCGGACGGCTCGACCGACGCCGACACCGACACCGACACCGGGCCGGACCCGACGCTCGACTGCGCGGAGCTCGGCCTGCCGAGCGTCCCGTTCGTCGACGTCGAGGCGACCGACGCGCTCAAGGGCGACGCCGCGGACTTCACCGTGCCGACGACCGAGGGCGACTGGAACCTGAAGGCGAGCTGGTCCGGGTGCGACACGTACCTGTTCCTGCCCGAGAACCCCTCGCAGAACCAGGGCGACTTCGGGTTCCACTACTGGGAGTTCCAGGTCGACTTCGACGCGCTGTTCGAGGCGACGCCCAAGAACGTGCACTACTTCTTCGTTCCGGGCACGGGCAGCGACGTCGAGGCGACGCTCGCCGCGGTGAAGGAGAAGGTCGACGCGGCGGTCGACGCGCTCCCGGCCGAGGACGAGCCGTGGTGGGCGGATCGCGTGCACTACGTCACGGCCGCGCCCGCCGATCTGGGCAACTACGTCGGCGAGCTCCTGACGAGCCCGCGGTTCGGCTTCGGGATCGATCGGGCGCAGCGGATCCGGTACGTCGGCAGCTTCGCCGATCCCGGGCGCTACAACGGGTCGGTCGGCTGGTTCGGCCCCAACCTCAAGATGGCCGCGAACGAGGCCGTCTTCTACAACTTCGAGGCCGATCGCGCGGCCCGGCTCGCCGCCGAGGACGCGACCGTCGTCGAGCTGTGGGACATGGAGACGGCCAACACCGAAGAGACCCGCGATGTCGACGTCGACATGCCGAGCGCGGGCGAGATGGCCGGGTTCGACACGCTCGAGCTCGACATGGGGATGACCTGCGTCGGCGACGGCGAGTACGGCGACTGCCCGGCGTGGGACTACGACGTCTACCTCTATCTGTGCGAGGCCGGGGATCCGACGATCTGCGACGACGAGATCGGCCACTGGATCACGTCGTACCACCGCGAGGGGCGCTGGGTGCACGATGTGAGCGGGGTGCTCCCGCTCCTCTCGGACGGCGGGGCGCGCCGGTTCCGCATCGGGATCTCCGATCCGTGGGAGGTGACCTTGAGCCTGCGCTTCTCGAGCCAGGGCAAGGCCGCGGCGCCGTCCGAGACATACGCACTGTTCGCGGGCCAGTACAACTTCGACGAGAGCTACAACGCGAACTTCCCGGACGTCGTGATGGCGGTCCCGGCCGACGCCGAAAAGGTCGAGATCGCGTCCGTGCTCACCGGCCACGGCATGATGCCGCCGGCCAACTGCTGCGAGTTCGCGAACACCGACCACCACTTCATCGTCAACGGCGTGGACAACCTGCAGGAGTTCCCGATCGTCGAGGATCAGCTCGGCTGCATGGCGCAGATCGGCGACGGGACCGTGCCGAACCAGTACGGCACGTGGTGGTACGGCCGCGCGGGCTGGTGCCCGGGGAAGCACGTCGCGATGGTGATGACCGACGTCACGGATCAGGTGACGCTCGGCGCGGACAACACGTTCGAGTACGAGGGCTACTACGAGGGCGAGCCGTACGAGTGGAACCCCGAATACTGGGCCCACATCCACCTCACGTCGTGGCTCGTGATCTCGCGCTGACTACCTTTTCCTGTGGAACGGGTCGTCCGAATCGATCCGGGCGGGAGCCACGTCTCGGAGCATCGCCTCGTCGCTCGTGAGGTAGATCCCCTCGGTCCCTTCGACGAGCGGCTTCAACCCGGCGTACATCATCGACGCGGACATCCCGACGTAGCTCGGCCCGGAGTTGGCGGCCGTGTCGTCCGGCGTGTGGTAGTACGGGTGCGTCTCCAGCGCGCCGGACATCGCGCACACCGCCGGGATCCCCCACATGGCGAACGGCGCGTGATCCGAGGCGTACATCACCTCCCCGGGGATCACGCCCCAGTCGAAGCCCATGTCTGCGGCCGAGCCCGCCATGACCTGCGCGAGCCACGCGTTCGCGTCGTCGACCGCGCCGTACAGCACGAGGTTCGTGTCCTCGCCCGCGCCGACCATGTCGACGCTGAACGCAGCGACCGTCGAGTCGACCGGGTAGATCGAATGGAAGAAGTAGTGGATCGAGCCGCGCAGCCCGTCCTCCTCGGCGTTCCACAGGGCGAACACGATCGTCCGCGCCGGGGTCGCGCACTCGGCAATCAAGCGCGCGAGCTCCAGCACCACGGCCGAGCCGGAGGCGTTGTCGTCGGCGCCGGCGTACAGCCCGACGTCGTTCCCCAGGTGGTCGATGTGGCCGCCCACGATGACGACCTCGTCGCCGATCTCCGGATCCGTGCCCGGGATCGCGCCGAGCACGTTGGCCGTGATCACCTCGACGCTCCCCGTCTCCACGGAGATCGACGCCTCCACGCCCGTGAGGTGCGGACTCGGCTGGAGCGCCGCGTCGATGCCCGCGGTCCAAGTCTCGAGACTCGGGACCGCCGCCTCCATCACGTCGCGATCCACCCACACCGACGCGAAGTCGTCGGCGCCGGCGGCGCTGGCGAGGTGCTCGACCCCGGGCGGGTTGGCGTCGTCCTGCACGACGAGCATCGCCGCGGCGCCGTGCAGATCCGCGTTCGCAGCCTTGTACGAGAAGTCCCACAGGCACGGCTCGCCGCCGCACAGGCCGTTGTCCGGGCACGCCTCGGGGACGGTCGCGTCGTCGTCCGGGCCGTCGCGCACGACGAGCGCGATCCTGCCGTTCACGTCGACACCGCCGTAGTCGTCGTAGCCCGCGGACGGCAGCGGACAGTCCGGGTAGTCGGCCTCGTCGTACGGTGGCACGGTCAGGCCGTAGCCCACGTACACGATCTCGGCCGTGACGTCCGCGTCCCCTGTCCCGTGGAGGAAGGCGTACTCGTCACCGCCGGCGAGCGGATCCCCGTCGATCGCCACGGCCGGCGGGGAGAGGTAGTCGTCCTTCGTGAAGTCGAACGCCTGCCTGAACGTCCCGTCGTCGCCGACGGGCACGAGGCCGAGCGCCGCGAACCTTTCCTCCGCCATCTGCAGCGCGAGCTCGTTGCCATCGGACCCGGCCTCCCGTCCCCCGAGCTCCTCGCTCGCGAGGAACGCGACGTCCGCGAACACGCGATCAGGATCCACGGCGCACGGCGAGCCGTCCGGGCCCGCGTCCGAGTCGGAGTCGGTGTCGGTGTCGGCGTCCGTGTCCGACGAGCCGTCCGGGCCGGCGTCGCCGCCCGATGAGCCCGGATCGTCGCAACCGATGCAGGCGGCGAGCAGCACGGCCACCAACGACGGACACCATCGTGTCGTGCCGATTGGAAATCTCACAGCGCTCCTCCTGTCGAGCCCGGGGACCGTATCGTCCTCGCGATTTCGTCGTGACTACCGGTCCGTGACGAGACGCGTCCTGTAGTCCATGACGGCGGGATCGTGGGACAGCGTGCGCCCCTTCCCGTCGGGCAGGTACGCCTCCTCGGTCCCCTCGACGAGCGGCAGAAGGCCGGCGTACATCATCGCGGCCGAGGCTTCGAGGTCGTCCAGGGTGATGGTGGCGGCCGTGTCGGCGGGCGTGTGGTAGGTGGTGTGCTCGCCGAGCGTCGTCGCCATGGCGTTCGGAACGCCCAGGTAGTCGAACGGCAGGTTGTCCGAGCCGTAGCCCAGCGTGTCGATCGGAACCGCCGCCTCGGCGTCCCAGTCGTACCCCATCTCCGTCGCAGAGCCCTGCATCACGTCGAGCAGCCAGGAGTTCTGCGACTCGGTCGTGCCGTAGAGCGCGACGCCCGAGCCGTCCCCGACGCCGACCATGTCCACGCTGTACGCGGCGTACGTCGATGAGATCTGGAAGGCCGGGAACTGTGCGTACTCGGCCGAGCCGAGCAGCCCCTCCTCCTCCCCGTTCCACAGGGCGAACACGATCGTCCGCGCCGGGGTCGCGCACTCGGAGAGGAGCCGCGCGAGCTCCATCGTCACGGCCGATCCGGACGCGTTGTCGTCGGCGCCGGGGTAGATCTCGCCGGTCGTGCCGTCCACGCCGAGGTGATCGATGTGCCCGCCCACGATCACGACCTCGCCGCCGATCTCGGGATCGGTCCCGATGATCGCTCCGAGCACGTTTCCCGTGAGAACGGTGGTGACGGCGGCGGCGACGTCGATGGTCGCGTTCACGCCGGTCGCGTGCCGATCGGGGGAATGGGGAATGGCGTCGATGCCATCGGTCCAGGTCTGGAGATCCGGGATCGCCGCCTCGACGACGTCGCGGTCCATCCACACCGAGGCAAGGTCGGCGACGTAGCCGCCGCTCACGCTCGCGCCGGCCAGGATCTCGGCGGGGTTGTCGTAGTTCTGCACGACGATCATCGCCGCCGCGCCGTGGAGCGCCGCGTTTGCGGCCTTGTACGTGAAGTTCCAGAGACACGCGTCGGTGCCGCACAGACCGTTGTCCGGGCACGTGTCGGGCACCGTGTCGTCGTCGCCGGGGCCGTGGCGCACGACGAGCACGATCCCGTCGGTCACGTCGAGGCCTTCGTAGTCGTCGTAGCCCGTCGCCGGCAGCGGACAGTCCGGGTAATCGACGGGATCGTACGCGGGCACGGTCATGCCGTACCCCACGTAGACGACCTCGGCCGTGATCTCCGCGGTGCCCGAGTAGTTGAACACCGCGTATTCGGTTCCCGCCTCGAGCGCCTCGCCGTCGAGCGACACGGCCGGCGTCTCCTGGATGCCCCACGCGTCGAAGTCGAACGCCTGGCGGTAGGTGTCGTCGTCGCCCACCGGCTCGAGGCCGAGCTCCTCGAAAAGCTCCTCGGCGCGCTGCATCGCCGCCTCGTTCCCCTCGCTGCCCGGGTACCGGCCCTCGAGATCCTCGCCCGCGAAGTACGCGACGTCCTCGAAGATCCGCTCCGGATCCACGAAGCACGCGGCCGCGTCCGGACCCGCGTCCCCGTCTGCGTCGGAGTCCGTGTCCACGTCCGTGTCGGAGTCCGTATCGGTCGAGCCGTCCGGACCGCCGTCCCCGCTGACGGAGACCTGATCGTCGCACGCGCCCGCCGCCAGCAGGATCGCCGCCAGCGCCGCGAGCCAGCCTCTCGTGCCGAATAGGAAGCGCATCGCTCTCCTCCTTGGATCGCGGGCCGCACCCGCGTGCTCGTGAGCAGATTGCAGAACAATACACCAAAACGAACCCGCAATGGCGTACGACGCGCGCCCCCCCCAACGCAGCCGTTGACGAAACGCTTTCGGACGTCGAAGATGGATCATCGACCTGTGCGCGAGGAGGCCGCGTGCCCGGAGAGGAAAAGACGATCCTGCTCGTCGTCGACGACGAGAACGCGGTGTGCCGGGCCCTGC
The Pseudomonadota bacterium DNA segment above includes these coding regions:
- a CDS encoding type II toxin-antitoxin system VapC family toxin, whose protein sequence is MRILLDTHVWLWMIAEPDRLNAEARERIADRGNDLFLSAASAWEIAIKHRIGRLPLPAPPEEFVPARLVRDGVIPLPVEHRHALRVASLPALHRDPFGRLLVAQAQIERLVLATADAQLAGYAVETLRADKE
- a CDS encoding M28 family peptidase, coding for MRFPIGTTRWCPSLVAVLLAACIGCDDPGSSGGDAGPDGSSDTDADTDTDSDSDAGPDGSPCAVDPDRVFADVAFLASEELGGREAGSDGNELALQMAEERFAALGLVPVGDDGTFRQAFDFTKDDYLSPPAVAIDGDPLAGGDEYAFLHGTGDADVTAEIVYVGYGLTVPPYDEADYPDCPLPSAGYDDYGGVDVNGRIALVVRDGPDDDATVPEACPDNGLCGGEPCLWDFSYKAANADLHGAAAMLVVQDDANPPGVEHLASAAGADDFASVWVDRDVMEAAVPSLETWTAGIDAALQPSPHLTGVEASISVETGSVEVITANVLGAIPGTDPEIGDEVVIVGGHIDHLGNDVGLYAGADDNASGSAVVLELARLIAECATPARTIVFALWNAEEDGLRGSIHYFFHSIYPVDSTVAAFSVDMVGAGEDTNLVLYGAVDDANAWLAQVMAGSAADMGFDWGVIPGEVMYASDHAPFAMWGIPAVCAMSGALETHPYYHTPDDTAANSGPSYVGMSASMMYAGLKPLVEGTEGIYLTSDEAMLRDVAPARIDSDDPFHRKR
- a CDS encoding M28 family peptidase — translated: MRFLFGTRGWLAALAAILLAAGACDDQVSVSGDGGPDGSTDTDSDTDVDTDSDADGDAGPDAAACFVDPERIFEDVAYFAGEDLEGRYPGSEGNEAAMQRAEELFEELGLEPVGDDDTYRQAFDFDAWGIQETPAVSLDGEALEAGTEYAVFNYSGTAEITAEVVYVGYGMTVPAYDPVDYPDCPLPATGYDDYEGLDVTDGIVLVVRHGPGDDDTVPDTCPDNGLCGTDACLWNFTYKAANAALHGAAAMIVVQNYDNPAEILAGASVSGGYVADLASVWMDRDVVEAAIPDLQTWTDGIDAIPHSPDRHATGVNATIDVAAAVTTVLTGNVLGAIIGTDPEIGGEVVIVGGHIDHLGVDGTTGEIYPGADDNASGSAVTMELARLLSECATPARTIVFALWNGEEEGLLGSAEYAQFPAFQISSTYAAYSVDMVGVGDGSGVALYGTTESQNSWLLDVMQGSATEMGYDWDAEAAVPIDTLGYGSDNLPFDYLGVPNAMATTLGEHTTYHTPADTAATITLDDLEASAAMMYAGLLPLVEGTEEAYLPDGKGRTLSHDPAVMDYRTRLVTDR
- a CDS encoding CDK5RAP3 family protein, coding for MESNVSFEEIRDLFRQSQIEADRRKAEADKSAAESRAEFDRRLKELGRQIGGLGNRLGEFVEGVVRPGLVRLFREKGIEVHQTLRDLEAGRDGVSAQIDLLVVNADHAVVVEVKSKLETGDVDEHVERIGKFRFLFPQYRETRLLGAVAAMVVPGETARYAERRGMFVIGHAGDDAVFLNTPGFEPRAW
- a CDS encoding type II toxin-antitoxin system Phd/YefM family antitoxin, with translation MEEHATSVNVHEAKTHLSRLLVRVENGEEIVIARSGVPIARLVPADRRSAQRALGADAGAVVVPEDFDSPLPADVLDAFEG